Within Nematostella vectensis chromosome 1, jaNemVect1.1, whole genome shotgun sequence, the genomic segment TTACGTTTCCTTAGAAGATTTATATGAGTTACTCTTCAGAATTCATGCGTTGCCTCTCGAAATAAAACGAATTTTTGTGGTGGAATTATTCGGAGTCTGACATCGAGAGCAACCTAAACAAGCCGTGTTGGTGCATTATGGGTAACACCGCAGGCTCGTGCCACAGGTATCCTGAGTAGTGAGcgaaattttatagaatttgatATTAAAGTACTGTCAAAGTGGTGAAGGATGTCTTTCTTTTATGTGAGGAAGAGTAAACCTAATAGACAAACAGATTGACCTTTTGAAATATCCAAGTTGTCTTTTAAGATTAAAATCTTGCAACACTTGCACGCAAGCGGACGTAGTTGCTTATTCGACTGCTGTTTTTACTTAGTGGCTTAGTATTTGAATGACTGGCATTGCACGTTGGTTAACATAAAAATGATAAGAATACTAACAGAAGATAGATAAAAATAGCCTCAAGATTGTAGCATTTCCACAAGTACGTACACAATTATgaaatggggggggggagtgtaaaagtgatagggaagCTCGTCGGGGAATTTGAAAAATACCacaaatacccctaaaaatacctgcacTACCAAAAATTGttaccctaaaaaataccactgaagccctaaaaataccatttctaagagaatagcctatttttatgGTTTagacccctaaaaaatacgacgagctTCCCTATCAGGTCGACATGAAAAGAATCCCCCCTCCCGGGCACACAGCGTTGTTTCACGTCCATTTTCGATACTCTGCAACTCTCGTTGGCAATTTCTGGCTGTTTAAACAAATATGTTTGAGGCCCAGTATTTttaatcacatttttttttcaagagaaATTAACATCGTGGTAAAAATCATCTTGCCTTACACAtttgaaaaattcaaattatttagaaataataatttaaagaaccttttttaacTTTGATATGTAACTTCTTGTTATTTGTAAAGGCGAGAATTTTTAATTTGCGGTCTTATTAAATTGGCGAAGCAAAGCAAATACTGTGTTGAGGTCTGATGAACAAGCCCTCAGGACTTTATTAGAAGGGTATATCttaatatattattatctTAGTATATCTTGAATGCGCTTACAACAAGACAACACTGAACTGAGGTTAGTGGTTTAAGTTAAAGACATACTTATGAATTGCGAATATAGCCGCCCTTTTTATCATAAATATTATTCTTGCATCAACACTGAAGCTTACTGCGTAGCATCTTTTCATCTGTTCACAttggtatatatatatatatatatatataaaagagAACCTTTAAATTTTTGTTCCTAGACCGAATTGTTTTGGAAAAACGCAATGCCACTTCGAATCTGACATTTTATTATTCTCTTGTGTTTGAGTTTCGCACATGACGACCAAGATTATATGTGGTGTACCTGTGCAAAAAAAGTGAAGAGATAACGAATAAGTTGAATATGTATGATAAAGTGTAAAGCCATGTAACGGCATAAATTTTGGAATGGATGTATTCATATTTCTAACAACTTGGTGGAAAATTGTATAATTAGAAATGTTAGCGTAACAAAGAACGAATCGATAACTCCTTTTTCCCTGCATTTTCCCATCAAAAAGTCATTTTCGATGAACCTCACGAACGCGGAGTGTCTTCTTCAATTGTTGTATTTCTTCAGCTGCCACTTTCAAAGTGATTTGAAGAATATTAACATTTCTTGTTCTGGTAAAAACTATCTGGAATAGGATCAATGTTTGTGATGTTTTGCACTAAATCGAATGTCCATATTTTTTCACTAATGATATAATGTTTAAGTGAGCATTAATATCTAATGTCCTATTTTGGGATCTAGAGGACGTTTATGATAATTCAGAGTTTCATTTAACGAACACTGTTTACTGGCGTTCATCTTTGTTATGAgacaagaaatataaaaacaatttttttttgcaaacattTCAGTTTTATTTCATAATCAAATTCTGCTACAGGTGCTATTTTTTCTCTGGCTTGTGAATTTTATGTCACGGGCCATCAGTATGTTTTAGgacaaatgataataatgaaaaaaattaagtaTCTTTGGTGTAAATAACATTATTGACCTGTAAAATGGCgaaaaataagataatctaAAATAAACGTTTCGCTTTCAAAACACCCACCGACCCAGGTTACCAGCTACCAACTAAATGCTTATTTGAGTGAGTTGCAATAgtttctgtcaatcaatcttAAGTTCCCACGGCAACCCAGTAAACAAATGTAGTCTATAAAGTTATCTTTCCTTCCAATTTCGGGTTCAGTTCTAGCTGGGATTTCATCGGTACATGTTCATTGGATAGCGGTCTCACACGTAGGTGAGTACagcttttcttaaaataaaaataactgctttcAATTAACTTACATCACCTAGAAATACCCAAAAAACAATTTAAGACATGGGGTGTAAGATATGGGTGTTGACTTCAAAAATTGacggcaaaaataaaaataatgatactGTCCACGAAGTCATATTGATTAGAAACAAAGTCTGGCTTCAGAAAACACACTATTTCATTCGACTTTTAAAGTTTGCTTTTATGCAGATTTTAGCCTTCTTTCTTTCGAAACTCAATTTACTGGTGCTAGTTTATATCTGACGACGATAAAACAGATATTTTCCTTTCTTGATAGTTATCGTGGCTCAGTTGGCTTGCTCAATCTTTATATCGTACACATTTAATTATTGTTTATTGGAtttttaaagatatttttgCTCGAGATTCATTTTGGGACCTCGTTACCGATCGGTCAGATGTTTTGTCCCTACTCACAAGTTACGAATTTGGGAACGACTCATTACGAAAACAGAAaaggaaattttaaaaaaggctGTTAGGGTGCTacatttgatttttcttttatgctCTCCATTCACGTACAATATAAGATCTAAAAAACTTTCTTAGGAGCATCACGAAATAACCTtgacatttcaaaattataattCACAAtatcttttttctattttatataatattttatttttcgctttttgaGATTTAGAGATACGTATCTCGTTGCGCGGCTAAATCAAATGGAATCTGATAGATAAAAGAAGAATTTGTCATCTTTGAGCAAAGGATGCGAAGAAAAACACCTAAGTTTGACCGGTGTTGGTCAAATTCTCGACCGTTCTTGCGTTCCGTGCGGGCACACAACTTCCGTCTCAGGATCTTCAATTCCCCTCCCATTTAATCTAGAATCGGTTCTCGCTTTTGCCGTTGGCGAAACGGTGAAAAAAGGGCCAATAAACAATCTTTATTAATCCATGGCACAATTTTCATGAAATCAAAAAGGATAATGCGGTGTTGACAAAAGGATTATatgtacttttttttacttgaccATCGGAAACCAGCCTCTTGATCACTTTTGTTTGCTCACTTAATCCaaacaataaagaaaagttttaaTTTGCACTATTTGCTAGTGGTCTTTATGGCTTTGCGCCTTCAATCAGACTTCTTCACAGATATTGATCAGGAAATATAGAGCTCGCAAACAGCCTCATAATCAATCGAGTTCACCGAAATGGTAGACGCAGCCTTTGGCAGGATTTTGACAGGACACTCGTTAAACAATCTTCACACACATTTGCACGAAAATGGAAATGCAGCGTGTGCAttaggctcgatttccagctcgAAGAGGCCTAGCGATAGCTGGAAATAACGCCTACGTATTTTGCAATGATGAACTGCCAGGGACGGTAGCTTAACATGAGTCATGAGTGACGCTCACCCCAGTTTAAAAACTCATTAATCGCGCAAGCGCAAATTACTTGTTCCATTTATTTCTAGAGCTTTTGGCTTGGATTATGTATCATTTTTCTTATTACCGTCTTTTCAAACTTTATAAAGATAACATGCCCTACCCTCGTGCCCAGGGCCTCCCTGATGACCAAATCACCGAATAGGTGAGGGGTTAAGGACGAAGGGGAATGAAACGTTTTGATCATGAGCTACCATGTTTTATTTCCAAAGAACTGCCTGCATTGAATCATGGGCCAAAATGCTACTCATAACGCGAACtcgaccaacaccaccagtTCTCCACGGGGCCCCACGCCGCAGAGTATCCCAATGTTTCGTCAGGGACAACCGCGGGACGCCATTTATGCAGAATTATCCAGCGTGGCGGTGCTGAGCTTCTTCGTGATTCTCCTGAACACGATGCTGATCGTGGTCATACAGCGGAAGCTCAAGTCGATACCGTACCTCATGATACAGGTAAGTCGCGGGGACCCTGTGTACCATACCTTATGATACAGGTGAGTCATGGGGGCCCTGTGTCTGTACCATACCTATGACACAGTTTAGTCCCGGGAACCCTGTGTTTGTTATAGCCCTTATTTGTCTGTATAGTTTTTCGCACTTCTCCAAGATGGTTGTGGGGTTTTCACAATCCCGTGAAACAAAATGTGATGATAGAATTttacgggattttgaaaaccactctaccATTATAGTCCACTCAAAAAGAAACTTTGAGTCCTACAGATAATTAAATGGAATGCAATTAAAGATGGGAGACATTCGGCTTTAAGACGAGGGATTCACAGTCCTAAATGTAGTCAGTGTTTTACGTCCTAAATCCCAAGCTAGCTTGACGAAGGCTGCGTCAATGATCAAAAATTACATAATACAAATGATAATCTTTATCCTGTTATATGTCGTAGAACATCGCTGTTGCAGACTTGATGATATCCTTACTTAATGGCCCAACACTGTGCTTCGGAGTACTTTTGGATCCATTTGGCCTGGCTTTTCAAAGTGTGTGTAACATTCAGGGATTCCTACACAACTGGTTTTGCCTGGTTTTTCTCTGCACCGTGTCACTGATCGCTGTGACAAGGGCGATGCTGGTTCGCTACCCTGAATTATACGCGAAGCTCTTCCAGAATAAGGTACTACTTAACGCTCTTCCCGTATAAGGTACTCCTTAACGCTCTTCCCGTATAAGGTATTCCTTAACGCTCTTCCCGAATAAGGTACTCCTTAACGCTCTTCCCGAATAAGGTACTACTTAACGCTCTTCCCGTATAAGGTATTCCTTAACGCTCTTCCCGAATAAGGTACTCCTTAACGCTCTTCCCGAATAAGGTACTCCTTAACGCTCTTCCCGTATAAGGTACTCCTTAACGCTCTTCCCGAATAAGGTACTACTTAACGCTCTTCCCGAATAAGGTACTACTTAACGCTCTTCCCGTGTAAGGTACTACTTAACGCTCTTCCCGAATAAGTTACTCCTTAACGCTCTTCCCGAATAAGGTACTACTTAACGCTCTTCCCGTATAAGGTATTCCTTAACGCTCTTACCGAATAAGGTACTACTTAACGCTCTTCCCGAATAAGATACTACTTAACGCTCTTCCCGAATAAGATACTACTTAACGCTCTTCCCGAATAAGGTACTCCTTAACGCTCTTCCCGAATAAGGTACTCCTTAACGCTCCTCCCGAATAATGTACTACTTAACGCCCTTTCCGAATAAGGTAGTACTTAACGCTCTTCCCGAATAAGATACTACCTAACGCTCTTCCCGAATAAGTTACTCCTTAACGCTCTTCCCGAATAAGGTACTACTTAACGCTCTTCCCGAATAAGGTACTCCTTAACGCTCTTCCCGAATAAGGTACTCCTTAACGCAGCTCTTCCCGAATAAGGTACTACTTAACGCAGCTCTTTCAGAATAAGGTACTACTTAACGCAGCTCTTCCCGAATAAGGTATTACTTAACGCAGCTCTTCCCGAATAAGGTACTACTTAACGCAGCTCTTTCCGAATATGGTACGCCCTAACGCAGCTCTTTCCGAATAAGGTACTTCTTAACGACGTTCTTCCCGAATAAGGTACTACCTAACGCTCTTCCCGAATAAGGTACTCCTTAACGCAGCTCTTCCCGAATAAGGTACTACTTAACGCAGCTCTTTCAGAATAAGGTACTACTTAACGCAGCTCTTCCCGAATAAGGTATTACTTAACGCAGCTCTTCCCGAATAAGGTACTACTTAACGCAGCTCTTTCCGAATATGGTACGCCCTAACGCAGCTCTTTCCGAATAAGGTACTTCTTAACGACGTTCTTCCCGAATAAGGTACTACCTAACGCTCTTCCCGAATAAGGTACTACTAAACACTCTTCCCGAATAAGGTACTCCTTAACTCTCTTCCCGAATAAGGTACTACTTAACGCAGCTCTTCCCGAATAAGGTACTATATAACGCAGCTCTTCCAGAATAAGGTACTACTTAACGCAGCTCTTCCCGAATAAGGTATTCCTTAACTCAGCTCTTCCCGAATAAGGTACTACTTAACGCAGCTCTTCCCGAATAAGGTACTCCTTAACGCAGCTCTTTCTGAATATGGTACTCCTTAACGCAGCTCTTTCCGAATAAGGTACTTCTTAACGACGTTCTTCCCGAATAAGGTACTACTTAACGCAGCTCTTCCCGAATAAGGTACTACTTAACGCAGCTCTTCCCGAATAAGGTACTCCTTAACGCAGCTCTTTCCGAATAAGGTACTTCTTAACGACGTTCTTCCCGAATAAGGTACTACCTAACGCTCTTCCCGAATAAGGTACTACTAAACACTCTTCCCGAATAAGGTACTCCTTAACGCTCTTCCCGAATAAGGTATTCCTTAACGCAGCTCTTCCCGAATAAGGTACTCCTTAACTCAGCTCTTCCCGAATAAGGTACTACTTAACGCAGCTCTTCCCGAATAAGGTACTCCTTAACGCAGCTCTTTCTGAATATGGTACTCCCTAACGCAGCTCTTTCCGAATAAGGTACTTCTTTACGACGCTCTTCCCGAATAAGGTACTACCTAACGCACTTCCCGAATAAGGTATTCCTTAACTCAGCTCTTCCCGAATAAGGTACCCCTTAACGCAACTCTTACCAAATAAGGTGCTCCTTAACGCTCTTCCCGAATAAGGTACTACTTAATGCAGCGTTGGTCGTAGTGACCGTGAAATACCATGTAAGGGAACTAGCTTCGGTGACCttgaagggggggagggattgAGGGATTGAGAAAGAAAAGGAAGGTCAGCAAATACAGAGGGGAAGATAACAAAAAGGCAGATAGGGGAAATCGATAGAATGGAAAGGGAGAtggaacaaaaaaatataagggaAAAGGAGATACGTTGTTAGCATTTGGGTAATAATATTAATAGGCATTTTACGCCGATATAACACTAAACACACCCCATAACCCCATAGCTAAAGCCTCATCTAGGGAAGAGGGAGTGCAGGGATATTTAGAAAATGTTAAAGACACTTCCATTGTATAACTTTTtacaaatgaaaatacaaaacttTATCTGCAAGAAAActtagcaaaataaaaaactccTGTCATGTCGCAGAACTAACAGGTTTACTCGTCTCCTGCAGCTAGTGTTTAGGCTGCTCATGGTTGGTCTTTGGGCGGTGAGCGGTCTTCTCGCTACTCCTCCAATTAACACTGGCATCTTGGGCTCGTACAAGCGAATGGAGGCCACGTGCTGGTTGGCATGGGAACCCGACAAGATTGCGGACATGGTCTACAATGTCCTGATAGGCTTGTTGCCCCTTGTTGGAGCCTTGACATTCGTGGTGCTCGCATTCGGAGCTATAAAGATGAATGCGGTTGCTCCGGCTCAGGTAGGATACCAAGCCAGTTAGCCGTTACTCCCACCCCGGTAAGATACCAGCCTGTACCGATACCTTTGACTTTGGTAAGATACCAACCAGTACCAATACCCTCTACTTTGGTAAGATACCAACCACTACCAATACCCTCTACTTTGGTAAGATACCAACCACTACCAATAACTTCTACTTTAGTAAGATACCAGCCAAACCAATACCCTCTACTTTGGTAAGATACCAGCCTGTACCAAGACCCTCTACTTTGGTAAGATACCAACCACTACCAATACCTTCTACTTTGGTAAGATACCAGCCAGACCAATACCTTCTACTTTGGAAAGACACCAGCCAGTACAAATACCTTCTACTTTGGTAAGATACCAACCACTACCAATACCTTCTACTTTGGTAAGATACCAACCAGTACCAATACCCTCTACTTTGGTAAGATACCAGCCAGACCAATACCTTCTACTTTGAAAAGATACCAGCCTGTACCAATACCTTCTACTTTGGTAAGATACCAGCCTGTACCAAGTACCTTCTACGCTCTGCTAAAATACCATGCCAGTACTTGTTACTCCCGTTCTGATACCAACCACTACCAATACCCTCTACTTTGGTAAGATACCAACCACTACCAATAACTTCTACTTTAGTAAGATACCAGCCAGACCAATACCCTCTACTTTGGTAAGATACCAACCACTACCAATAACTTCTACTTTAGTAAGATACCAGCCAGACCAATACTCTCTACTTTGGTAAGATACCAGCCAGACCAATACCTTCTACTTTGAAAAGATACCAGCCAGACCAATACCTTCTACTTTGGAAAGATACCAGCCTGTTCCAAGTACCTTCTACGTTCTGCTAAAATACCATGCCAGTACCTGTTACTCCCGCTCTGATACCAACCACTACCAATACCTTCTACTTTGGTAAGATACTAGCCAGACCAATACCTTCTACTTTGGTAAGATACCAACCTGTACCAATACCCTCTACTTTGGTAAGATACCAGCCAGACCAATACCTTCTACTTTAGAAAGATACCAACCACTACCAATACCTTCTACTTTGGTAAGATACCAACCACTACCAATACCTTCTACTTTGGTAAGATACCAGCCAGACCAATACCTTCTACTTTGGAAAGATACTAGCCTGTTCCAATACCTTCTACTTTGGTAAGATACCAACCACTACCAATCTCTTTTACTTTGGTAAGATACCAGCAAGACCAATACCTTCTACTTTGGTAAGATACCAGCCAGAACAATACCTTCTACTTTGATAAGATACCAACCACTACCAATCTCTTCTACTTTGGTAAGATACCAGCAAGACCAATACCTTCTACTTTGGTAAGATACCAACCTGTACCAATACCCTCTACTTTGGTAAGATACCAGCCTGTTCCAATACCTTCTACTTTGGTAAGATACCAACCACTACCAATACCTTTTACTTTAGTAAGATACCAACCACTACCAATCCCTTCTACTTTGGTAAGATACCAGCCAGACCAATACCTTCTACTTTGGAAAGATACCAGCCTGTTCCAATACCTTCTACTTTGGTAAGATACCAACCACTACCAATACCTTCTACTTTGGAAAGATACCAGCCAGTACCAATACCTTCTACTTTGGTAAGATACCAGCCAGACCAATACCTTCTACTTTGATAAGATACCAGCCTGTACCAAAACCTTCTGCTTTGGTAAGATACCAGCCTGTACCAAGTACCTTCTACGCTCTGGTAAAATACCATGCCAGTACCTGTTACTCCCGCTCTGATACCAACCACTACCAATACCCTCTACTTTGGTAAGATACCAACCACAACCAATAACTTCTACTTTAGTAAGATACCAACCACTACCAATACCTGCTACTTTGGTAAGATACCAACCTGTACCAAGACCCTCTACTTTGGTAAGATACCAACCAGTACCAATACCTTCTACTTTGGTAAGATACCAACCACTACCAATAACTTCTACTTTAGTAAGATACCAGCCAAACCAATACCCTCTACTTTGGTAAGATACCAGCCTGTACCAAGACCCTCTACTTTGGTAAGATACCAACCACTACCAATACCTTCTACTTTGGTAAGATACCAGCCAGACCAATACCTTCTACTTTGGAAAGACACCAGCCAGTACAAATACCTTCTACTTTGGTAAGATACCAACCACTACCAATACCTTCTACTTTGGTAAGATACCAACCAGTACAAATACCCTCTACTTTGGTAAGATACCAGCCAGACCAATACCTTCTACTTTGAAAAGATACCACCCTGTACCAATACCTTCTACTTTGGTAAGATACCAGCCTGTACCAAGTACCTTCTACGCTCTGCTAAAATACCATGCCAGTACCTGTTACTCCCGCTCTGATACCAACCACTACCAATACCCTCTACTTTGGTAAGATACCAACCACTACCAATAACTTCTACTTTAGTAAGATACCAGCCAGACCAATACCCTCTACTTTGGTAAGATACCAACCACTACCAATAACTTCTACTTTAGTAAGATACCAGCCAGACCAATACTCTCTACTTTGGTAAGATACCAGCAAGACCAATACCTTCTACTTTGAAAAGATACCAGCCAGACCAATACCTTCTACTTTGGAAAGATACCAGCCTGTTCCAAGTACCTTCTACGCTCTGCTAAAATACCATGCCAGTACCTGTTACTCCCGCTCTGATACCAACCACTACCAATACCTTCTACTTTGGTAAGATACTAGCCAGACCAATACCTTCTACTTTAGAAAGATACCAACCACTACCAATACCTTCTACTTTGGTAAGATACCAACCACTACCAATACCTTCTACTTTGGAAAGATACTAGCCTGTTCCAATACCTTCTACTTTGGAAAGATACTAGCCTGTTCCAATACCTTCTACTTTGGTAAGATACCAACCACTACCAATCTCTTTTACTTTGGTAAGATACCAGCAAGACCAATACCTTCTACTTTGGTAAGATACCAGCCAGAACAATACCTTCTACTTTGATAAGATACCAACCACTACCAATCTCTTCTACTTTGGTAAGATACCAGCAAGACCAATACCTTCTACTTTGGTAAGATACCAACCTGTACCAATACCCTCTACTTTGGTAAGATACCAGCCTGTTCCAATACCTTCTACTTTGGTAAGATACCAACCACTACCAATACCTTTTACTTTAGTAAGATACCAACCACTACCAATACCCTCTACTTTGGTAAGATACCAACCACAACCAATAACTTCTACTTTAGTAAGATACCAACCACTACCAATACCTGCTACTTTGGTAAGATACCAACCTGTACCAAGACCCTCTACTTTGGTAAGATACCAACCAGTACCAATACCTTCTACTTTGGTAAGATACCAACCACTACCAATAACTTCTACTTTAGTGAGATACCAGCCAAACCAATACCCTCTACTTTGGTAAGATACCAACCACTACCAATACCTTCTACTTTGGTAAGATACCAACCAGTACCAATACCCTCTACTTTGGTAAGATACCAGCCAGACCAATACCTTCTACTTTGAAAAGATACCACCCTGTACCAATACCTTCTACTTTGGTAAGATACCAGCCTGTACCAAGTACCTTCTACGCTCTGCTAAAATACCATGCCAGTACCTGTTACTCCCGCTCTGATACCAACCACTACCAA encodes:
- the LOC116614046 gene encoding parapinopsin, whose translation is MGQNATHNANSTNTTSSPRGPTPQSIPMFRQGQPRDAIYAELSSVAVLSFFVILLNTMLIVVIQRKLKSIPYLMIQNIAVADLMISLLNGPTLCFGVLLDPFGLAFQSVCNIQGFLHNWFCLVFLCTVSLIAVTRAMLVRYPELYAKLFQNKLVFRLLMVGLWAVSGLLATPPINTGILGSYKRMEATCWLAWEPDKIADMVYNVLIGLLPLVGALTFVVLAFGAIKMNAVAPAQREPPIAAKSFSVGIDLPVCAKPNPLPTPKVAIVPMNTAVLKIAAAQLAVYIILWVPFTVIAALFQENKLLFDVATGFTFVFLFFARGLFNPIMVFVFSGNVASEGYKLYFKCNWQAGEIPGTA